The Arachis hypogaea cultivar Tifrunner chromosome 16, arahy.Tifrunner.gnm2.J5K5, whole genome shotgun sequence genome contains a region encoding:
- the LOC140179979 gene encoding uncharacterized protein has product MRDGDQGLRRERAPIQGLKSVCPNLECESDNFSVGDADEDDAAELCEARRTMSFCEEGGMIFSKNEETIILEELQGLGKSTNKAGKHHVRENKNLWEKGSLTNDGNYCRVLRSGLGGRGKEQMVKRVCIRNRVDFVGLFETKKGGFDRGLVRNLWGDNGIDWAGVESSFSAGGIIWMWRKDFLVCSNIFRSDRWVVVKGCIKELRFDCAICVVYSPHQRDEKIAFWDGLMEVKKKMGVPIMYGGDFNEILMEEERKGNRTLSQSSLEFKQWEVTTDLCLKGLNRALSDHCPLLLASEDLNWGPNPFRIMDAWLLHGNFVNKVGEEWRKLDGGQILEKFKAIRMPLRVEDEIKTIDEKMESGEVDECLLARMKALRVLAEPWYEQKDKHWKQLSRSNFASKMDRNTKFFHALAKTRRRGFFDSGIMPKQANLTWVALAHNEGGNNDLKDYKPISMVGCVYKVILKLLANRMRPFLPRLVGEVQSAFVGGRKIFDGALIACEVVNWVRKKRVPAWIVKLDFQKAYDRVRWSFVEKVLFNMGFGINWRGWVQACLKASMYILVNGCPKKPFNLERGLRQGDPILPFLFVLIGEILNSTMCRLREKGLLKSLEVGRNRVKMSHLQFVDDTILFCPCELETIRGYRRLLKGFEMMSGMKINFRKSAIIGLNCEEEVVDLACEVLGCSKANLAIKYLGIPLRANPKRVETWRPVINKIEERLSGWKEIFLSKAGKLVLIKVVLNNLPMYYLSIFKIPTTVAKKIVSMQCGFFWGKADGSRGMPVIKWDIIQRPKNQGGLGVGDLVLKNMALLFKWWWRFEKVECPLWKQGRGGGGVWTDIMQIGGKNKKILRVFREGLQLIVGDGNRTSFWHSRWIKGGALKDRFPKPFSVTFGKDCHISDCGIWDGLSWVWQFQWRCQLWPWEQEEVQELLKSLPKLGAFRGGDDSVAWQFDSSGSFSMNSFLQAYLNHQGQGVGVVGSSSFSKLWKESTLPRVKLLCWFVMHEKLNTREKLFSCGVAPQPECVLCGKIPESVHHLFFGCEQAWKVWSFVLKEFNVMWGWPGKSLNCFESWFGRNVPNNYRERWLLFFFAVLWSLWKVRNKIIFNEELFSVESAINEVEVCVNYWSLPLAPLG; this is encoded by the exons ATGAGAGATGGTGACCAAGGTCTGCGACGTGAGCGAGCACCTATCCAGGGCCTTAAGTCGGTATGCCCTAACTTGGAGTGTGAGAGTGATAACTTTTCTGTTGGCGACGCTGATGAAGACGATGCGGCGGAGCTGTGTGAGGCACGAAGAACTATGAGTTTCTGTGAAGAAGGTGGCATGATCTTTTCAAAAAATGAGGAAACGATTATACTAGAGGAGCTTCAAGGATTGGGGAAGAGCACAAATAAAGCAGGGAAGCATCATGTCAGAGAAAACAAGAACCTATGGGAGAAAGGAAGCTTGACCAACGACGGGAATTACTGCAGAGTCCTACGTTCAG GTTTAGGGGGAAGGGGGAAAGAACAGATGGTCAAAAGGGTGTGTATAAGGAATAGAGTGGATTTTGTGGGCTTGTTTGAAACAAAGAAAGGTGGGTTCGACAGAGGGTTGGTTAGAAACTTGTGGGGGGATAACGGTATTGATTGGGCTGGTGTGGAGTCTTCTTTTTCAGCAGGAGGTATCATTTGGATGTGGCGTAAAGATTTTCTTGTTTGTTCGAATATTTTTAGAAGTGATAGATGGGTTGTAGTGAAGGGTTGTATCAAGGAGCTGAGGTTTGATTGTGCTATTTGTGTGGTATACAGTCCGCACCAAAGGGATGAAAAGATAGCCTTCTGGGATGGCCTGATGGAGGTTAAGAAGAAGATGGGAGTTCCAATTATGTATGGTGGGGATTTTAACGAGATTTTGATGGaggaagaaaggaaaggaaataGAACTCTATCGCAAAGTAGTCTTGAGTTTAAACAATGGGAGGTGACTACAGACCTATGCTTAAAGGGATTGAATAGGGCTCTCTCAGATCATTGTCCTTTGCTCTTAGCCTCTGAGGATCTTAACTGGGGACCCAATCCGTTTAGGATTATGGATGCTTGGTTGTTGCATGGAAACTTTGTTAACAAGGTCGGAGAGGAATGGAGAAAGTTGGATGGAGGCCAAATTCTAGAGAAGTTCAAGGCCATTAGGATGCCTCTTAGA GTTGAAGACGAAATTAAAACTATTGATGAGAAGATGGAGAGTGGTGAAGTCGATGAGTGCTTACTGGCTAGAATGAAGGCCCTTAGGGTTTTGGCAGAACCCTGGTATGAGCAAAAGGACAAACATTGGAAACAGCTGTCTAGATCTAACTTTGCTTCAAAGATGGATAGAAACACAAAATTCTTTCATGCCCTAGCAAAAACGAGAAGAAGAG GTTTTTTTGATAGTGGAATAATGCCCAAACAAGCAAACTTGACTTGGGTAGCTTTGGCTCATAACGAAGGAGGGAATAATGACTTAAAAGACTATAAGCCTATTAGTATGGTGGGCTGTGTTTATAAAGTCATCTTGAAGCTTTTGGCGAATAGAATGCGTCCTTTTTTGCCAAGGCTTGTGGGAGAGGTTCAATCAGCTTTTGTGGGTGGTAGGAAGATTTTTGATGGGGCTCTTATAGCGTGCGAGGTGGTGAATTGGGTGAGAAAGAAAAGAGTGCCGGCTTGGATTGTTAAGCTGGATTTCCAGAAAGCCTACGATCGTGTAAGATGGAGTTTTGTGGAGAAAGTCTTATTTAACATGGGGTTTGGTATAAATTGGAGGGGGTGGGTTCAAGCTTGCTTAAAGGCCTCCATGTATATCCTAGTAAATGGCTGTCCTAAAAAACCGTTCAACTTGGAAAGGGGTCTTCGGCAAGGTGACCCGATTTTGCCGTTTCTATTTGTGTTGATTGGTGAAATTCTTAATAGCACGATGTGCCGCCTAAGGGAGAAAGGTTTGTTGAAATCGTTAGAGGTTGGTAGGAATAGGGTGAAGATGTCTCACTTACAATTTGTGGATGACACAATTTTGTTTTGTCCGTGTGAGTTAGAAACTATTAGAGGCTACAGAAGATTGCTAAAAGGTTTTGAAATGATGTCTGGAATGAAGATAAACTTTAGAAAGTCAGCGATTATTGGTCTTAACTGTGAAGAAGAAGTGGTGGACTTGGCTTGCGAAGTTTTAGGGTGCTCTAAAGCAAATCTGGCAATCAAGTACTTGGGCATCCCTCTTAGAGCTAATCCTAAAAGGGTGGAGACTTGGAGGCCTGTGATTAATAAAATAGAGGAGAGGCTGAGTGGTTGGAAAGAAATATTTCTATCTAAGGCAGGTAAGCTTGTTTTGATTAAAGTTGTCCTAAATAATCTTCCAATGTACTATCTAAGCATATTCAAGATACCGACAACTGTGGCTAAAAAAATTGTGTCTATGCAATGTGGTTTCTTTTGGGGAAAGGCAGATGGGAGTAGGGGTATGCCTGTTATAAAGTGGGATATCATTCAGAGACCCAAAAATCAAGGTGGTCTTGGTGTTGGCGATCTAGTGTTGAAGAACATGGCCCTCTTAttcaagtggtggtggaggtttgAAAAAGTGGAGTGTCCTCTTTGGAAACAA GGCCGAGGCGGTGGTGGTGTGTGGACAGATATTATGCAGATTGGTGGAAAAAATAAGAAGATTTTGAGGGTGTTTAGAGAAGGTTTGCAGTTGATAGTTGGGGATGGGAATAGGACTAGTTTCTGGCACAGTAGGTGGATAAAAGGTGGAGCCCTTAAGGATAGGTTTCCTAAGCCTTTTTCTGTTACTTTTGGTAAAGATTGCCACATTAGTGATTGTGGTATTTGGGATGGGTTGTCTTGGGTGTGGCAGTTTCAATGGAGGTGTCAACTTTGGCCGTGGGAGCAGGAGGAGGTACAGGAGCTGCTGAAGTCCTTGCCTAAGTTGGGTGCCTTTAGGGGAGGTGACGATTCGGTAGCTTGGCAGTTTGATAGTTCGGGATCCTTTTCTATGAACTCCTTCTTGCAGGCTTATCTTAATCATCAAGGTCAGGGTGTTGGAGTGGTGGGTAGTAGCTCTTTTTCAAAGCTCTGGAAGGAGTCTACCCTGCCTCGTGTGAAACTGCTGTGTTGGTTTGTGATGCATGAAAAACTTAACACTAGAGAAAAACTTTTCAGTTGTGGCGTTGCCCCCCAGCCAGAGTGTGTGCTTTGTGGGAAGATACCTGAGTCGGTTCACCACCTATTCTTTGGTTGTGAGCAAGCGTGGAAGGTTTGGTCCTTTGTATTGAAGGAATTCAATGTGATGTGGGGATGGCCTGGGAAGTCTCTTAACTGCTTTGAATCTTGGTTTGGCAGGAATGTCCCTAATAATTATAGAGAGAGGTGGCTTCTGTTTTTCTTTGCTGTCTTATGGAGCTTATGGAAAGTTAGAAATAAGATTATTTTTAACGAGGAGTTGTTCTCAGTGGAGTCAGCAATCAATGAAGTAGAAGTGTGTGTTAACTACTGGTCTCTTCCTTTGGCACCTCTTGGTTGA